The Nocardiopsis composta genome includes the window GGGCCCACCGTGGGCAGGGAGAGCGTTCGCGCCCACGTTTCACCGACGCGTTCGGCCAGTGTTTCGGCCGATGCCGCGGTGGTCGGGGTCGCTTCGCCCTTCGGCGCGGCCGTGGCGCGCACCCGTCTGACCTTGACCTGCGGGGGGCCGGCAAGGTCGTCGACGGCCGTTACCAGCTCCTCGCGCAGTTGTTCGGCGGTGCGCGGAGTGCAGCGGAGGGGGTCGAATTCGAGGCGCCCCACAAGGCGCCCTTCATGTTCGGCGAGGGCGGTGACGAGGGGGAGCGGCCCCACGCTGGGCAGGCCGAACACCGGGGTGAGGGTGAGCGGCCCGGAGCGGAGGACCCCGGTGCCGAGAAGCACACCGGCGGTGGAGTCCGGGGCGCCGGGGGTCTGCTCGTAGACGACCAGGCTGAGCTCCGGCTCCGGCAGGTGCGCCACGTCCGCGCGGTGGTGCAGGGCCAACTCGTCGAAGTCGATCCACTGATGGGCCCGGGCCTCGCGGATGCGGCCGCCGACCGCGCGAACGATCTCCGCCGCGGTGGCGCCCCGCAGGTCGAGGGGGAGAACGTAATTGGACGAGACGAAGTCGACCACCGTCATCGTCGAGGCGGACCGGCGGTGCTGCGGCATGGTGAGGGGGAGGCGCTCCACGCCGGCCGCCCGGGCCGCGGCCAGGGCCTGGGCGGCGAACAGCAGGGTGTGCCGAGTGGTGTGGTGCGCCTTGGCAGCGGCCGCCAGGGCACTGGTCCGCTCCGGCCCCAGGTCGATGGGCAAGTGGACGGATTCGCGGGCGAGCACGGGGCCTTCGGCCGGTGCAGAGCCCGCAAGAGGAGGCGAGGTGAGCCGCAGCGGCGGTGTCGGGGCGGCGTAGAGCGCGCTCCAGTAGGGCAGCGACCGTTCGCGGCCGCGGCGCGCCTTCTCCTGGGCCTGGCCGTCCTGCGGACGGGGAAGAGGGAACGGCGCCGGCTCTCCGCCGGTCTCTTCCTCGTAGAACAGGCCGAGAAGAGAGGCGAGGAGGCCCGTCGACCACAGGTCCACCACGGAATGGTGGATCGCGACCGCCAGGAACACGCCGCCCGCACCGGTCACCAGGTGAGCACGGAACAGCGCACCCGAATCCAGGGCGGGAACCTCCCGGCAGAATCGCCGCAGCGCGTCCCCCGCCTCCTTTTCCGAAGCGGTGGGGGGAAGAGTTTCCGCAGACCAGTGATCATTGCCGGGAACGCTGTTGCAGGGCGGTGTGCACACTTCCCACCCGGATTCGCCGCGGCGGAATACCGAGCGCAGGGCCGGATAGCGGAGGAGTAGGCGGAGAACCGATGTCTTAAGCGCTTCGACATCGGTTTCGCAGGGCAGGCGGAATGCCAGAGACAGCATCAGCCCTGGAGTGGACGGGTCGAGTTGGTGCAACGTACACAGGGCGGCCTGGCGTGCGGTCGCTTGCCTCCACTCCCCGCTGCTCTCGCCTGGGAAAGGCTGCTTCGGTGGCTTCCTCTTCGGTGATTCGCGCCGATCCATTTCACCTCCGATAACACGCCAGGGCGGTGGAGAGAATGAGGTCAGTGTCCCTCTGAAACTCTTCCGGGCTTGGGTTGGCGGTGTCGGCCGATGGCATCGGCGCCAACAGTCGGATTCCGCCCGAGCCACCATGACCTTACGGCCGCGATCGCCCAAGGCGGCCGAAACTGTTTTCCTCCGGACAGGGAGCGGACAGGTTCGGGAAAGATTTCATCTGTATCCGCCTATCACCTGGTTCTCTGATAGCGGAGGAGACCAGTGGAATGCGCGGTCGCCTTCTGGGGGCAGGTATTTGCGGCACCGCCGACACGAAGGCCCTGCCCCGACGGCCGCTCGGATACGGAACGAAGGAGAGGCGCAGATGGCGGTGACCGGAGACGCACAAGGGCCCGGCCGGCTTCCCGGCCCCGGCCTCCTGCCCGCCGCGTGGCCGCTGCGGGCGGCGTCCATGCTGCGCGACCCCTCGGCGGCACTGACCAGGATGGCTCGGCGCCACGGCGGCGTCTGCACATGGAATCCGCAAGACCCCCGCCACGTCTTCGTGTTCTCCCCTGACCGCCTGCGTGAGGTCTTCTCCCGGCCCGACCTGTTCGTGGTCGACTCCTTCCGGGAGTTCCAGACCCCGCCAGGTTCCTCCTTCGACCGCCTCGGAGCCGGGCTGACCAGGCTGAACGGGGCCGAGCACCGCCGGCACCGGCAGATCATGCAGCCGCCGCTGCGCCAGCAGCGCGTGCTCGGGCACCGCGAGGCCGTCGTCGAGCTGACCGAGCGCGAGCTGCGCCGCTGGCGGGACCGGCCGCTGGTCCGGCTCGACCAGCGGATGTCCGCGCTGATCACTGAGATCGCGGTGCGCACGGTGTTCGGGGTGGAATCACCGGAGCGCGCCGACCGGCTGCGACGGTTGGTGAGCCGCTTCCTCGCCCAGGCCAGCTCGCCGGCCACCCTGGCCCTGCAGCGCGACCTCCCCGGGACCCCCTACCGCCGGACCATGCGCCTTGCCGA containing:
- a CDS encoding condensation domain-containing protein codes for the protein MVARAESDCWRRCHRPTPPTQARKSFRGTLTSFSPPPWRVIGGEMDRRESPKRKPPKQPFPGESSGEWRQATARQAALCTLHQLDPSTPGLMLSLAFRLPCETDVEALKTSVLRLLLRYPALRSVFRRGESGWEVCTPPCNSVPGNDHWSAETLPPTASEKEAGDALRRFCREVPALDSGALFRAHLVTGAGGVFLAVAIHHSVVDLWSTGLLASLLGLFYEEETGGEPAPFPLPRPQDGQAQEKARRGRERSLPYWSALYAAPTPPLRLTSPPLAGSAPAEGPVLARESVHLPIDLGPERTSALAAAAKAHHTTRHTLLFAAQALAAARAAGVERLPLTMPQHRRSASTMTVVDFVSSNYVLPLDLRGATAAEIVRAVGGRIREARAHQWIDFDELALHHRADVAHLPEPELSLVVYEQTPGAPDSTAGVLLGTGVLRSGPLTLTPVFGLPSVGPLPLVTALAEHEGRLVGRLEFDPLRCTPRTAEQLREELVTAVDDLAGPPQVKVRRVRATAAPKGEATPTTAASAETLAERVGETWARTLSLPTVGPDDDFYTLGGHSLLAAALARALSVEFGVDVRPGDVMNHPSVREQSRFIAECLDAPGGRSGPAATSEAIRPALRRPLHAFASDASLSSETRDAR